A genome region from Bombus pyrosoma isolate SC7728 linkage group LG14, ASM1482585v1, whole genome shotgun sequence includes the following:
- the LOC122575106 gene encoding DNA topoisomerase 3-alpha isoform X4 has product MIMTSVSGHLLNYEFVGAYRKWQGCHPLSLFDAPVIKQCSEENSIKIKKTLEREVQRCGALIIWTDCDREGENIGFEIIQVCRAIKSNIRIYRAKFSEITQASVNRALQNLCEPDKAISDAVDVRSELDLRIGAAFTRFQTLRLKQVFPRTLADMLISYGSCQFPTLGFVVERFLAIKRFKSEPYWKIKVMDIHDNISVEFRWSRGTLFEKLPCEVFLDICLEQPMATVKKVLSKPKNKWRPLPLDTIELEKQGSRKLHLSAKDTMRIAEKLYTQGLISYPRTETNIFPKELNLAPLVNQQVNNSAWGNFAQQLLEKGLTPRQGKKSDQAHPPIHPIKYADGLNGNEAKVYEFVVRHFLACLSCDAVGQETTVEIDIAGEKFAANGLQIIEKNYLNVYIYEKWNDKEIHVYQEGQVFQPTSIDMVEEKTCPPQLLTEADLISLMDKYGIGTDATHAEHIDTIKSRHYVGLIDEKHLIPGKLGIGLVMGYDNMGFEMSKPNLRAELEKDLKLICDRQKNPKDVLEIQLKKYRDLFKLTVERANLIDIALAEYLDERPSNTQVEISHPPQGIIFKCPKCNSDMILKDRKQGTGKYIGCMSFPTCNNVIWFPQTIEHVEVLDEVCSECIGNIRKLKFKLLRNAFPIYGTDYTTCIGGCDPMFNEILNIKNECIKSQDSGYHSTFNRTIVSNSSSIRNTVTHPSSNAENRSLSENNASIGSMRNENDDRYTSRSRNVKRQNVSKNNTWIDANNVNSSNNDQRLIRNEQKTWGNIDDDAIIMCNCHENAIRLTVKKEGPNHGRIFYKCAKRQNSCNFFLWASEDNTQQMQNNTNSSSNQMFIASTSTRSSVHVNNYRDVPTSSHNDIKCHCNQNAIQRIVQKDGPNKGRPFYSCPKSINESCKFFQWADENGGNTYNASGGQNKGTFREEKNLSKRRHIATGKRKCGICGTEGHTRRTCPENAMD; this is encoded by the exons ATGATCATGACTTCTGTATCTggtcatttattaaattatgagtTTGTTGGGGCATATCGTAAATGGCAAGGTTGTCATCCATTAAGTCTATTCGATGCACCTGTAATAAAGCAATGTTCGGAAGAGAATTCtattaagattaaaaaaacCTTGGAAAGGGAAGTACAGAGATGTGGTGCGTTAATTATTTGGACTGATTGTGATCGTGAAGGAGAGAATATAggttttgaaattattcaagtCTGTCGTGCAATTAAGTctaatattcgtatatatag AGCAAAATTTTCTGAGATTACACAAGCATCTGTAAATAGAGCTCTTCAAAATTTATGTGAACCGGATAAAGCAATTAGTGATGCTGTTGATGTACGAAGTGAATTGGATCTAAGAAtag GTGCTGCATTTACAAGATTTCAAACACTGAGACTGAAACAAGTATTTCCCAGGACTCTGGCTGATATGCTGATTAGTTATGGTAGCTGTCAGTTTCCTACATTAGGATTTGTAGTTGAAAGATTTTTAGCCATAAAAAGATTTAAGTCAGAACCATACTGGAAGATAAAAGTAATGGATATCCATGATAATATTTCTGTGGAATTTAGATGGTCAAGAGGAAcactatttgaaaaattgcctTGTGAAGTATTTTTGGATATATGCTTGGAACAGCCTATGGCTACtgttaaaaaagtattaagtAAACCTAAGAATAAGTGGAGACCACTACCACTGGACACAATA GAGCTCGAAAAGCAAGGCTCTCGTAAACTTCATTTAAGCGCGAAGGACACTATGAGAATTGcggaaaaattatatactcaAGGTTTGATTAGTTACCCACGTacagaaacaaatatatttccaaaagAATTGAATTTAGCCCCATTGGTGAATCAACAAGTAAACAATTCGGCATGGGGCAATTTTGCACAGCAATTATTAGAAAAGGGATTGACTCCTAGACAAGGCAAGAAAAGCGATCAAGCACATCCTCCAATACATCCAATAAAATATGCTGATGGTTTAAATG GCAATGAGGCTAAAGTTTATGAATTTGTGGTTCGACACTTTTTGGCTTGTTTATCATGTGATGCGGTAGGCCAAGAAACAACGGTAGAGATCGATATAGCTGGTGAAAAATTTGCTGCTAATGGTctacaaattattgaaaagaattatttaaatgtgtacatatatgaaaaatggaaCGACAAAGAAATTCATGTATATCAAGAAGGACAAGTTTTCCAACCAACCAGCATAGATATGGTAGAGGAAAAAACATGTCCCCCACAATTGTTGACTGAAGCTGATTTGATCAGTTTGATGGATAAGTACGGTATCGGTACCGATGCTACTCATGCAGAGCATATAGATACAATAAAGTCGCGTCATTACGTGGGTTTGATAGATGAAAAGCATCTAATACCTGGAAAACTTGGGATTGGATTGGTAATGGGTTATGATAATATGGGATTTGAAATGTCAAAACCGAATTTAAGAGCTGAACTTGAAAAGGATCTTAAATT GATATGTGATCGACAAAAAAATCCGAAAGATGTTTTGGAAATTCAACTAAAGAAATATCGTGATCTATTTAAACTAACGGTAGAACGTGCTAATCTAATCGATATTGCTTTAGCCGAATACCTCGATGAACGACCGAGTAATACACAGGTAGAAATTAGTCATCCACCTCAAGGAATTATCTTTAAGTGTCCGAAATGCAACTCGGATATGATCCTTAAAGACAGAAAGCAAGGCACAGGAAAGTATATTGGTTGCATGTCGTTTCCAAcatgtaataatgtaatttggTTCCCTCAAACTATTGAACATGTCGAAGTTTTGGATGAAGTTTGTTCAGAA tgtataggaaatattcgtaaattaaaatttaaactatTGAGAAACGCTTTCCCCATTTATGGTACTGATTATACAACTTGCATAGGTGGTTGTGATCCTAtgtttaacgaaatattaaatataaagaacgaATGTATTAAAAGTCAAGATTCTGGTTACCACAGTACATTTAACAGGACTATTGTCTCAAATTCATCTTCAATAAGGAACACTGTAACTCATCCATCTTCAAATGCTGAAAACAGGAGTTTATCTGAAAACAACGCATCTATAGGGTCCATGCGAAATGAGAACGATGATCGTTATACAAGCAGATcaagaaatgttaaaagaCAAAATGTTTCAAAGAATAATACATGGATCGATGCTAATAATGTCAATTCTTCAAATAATGATCAAAGGTTGATTAGAAATGAACAAAAAACATGGGGTAACATCGATGACGATGCTATTATTATGTGTAATTGCCATGAAAATGCGATTCGATTAACAGTAAAGAAAGAAGGACCAAATCATG GAaggatattttacaaatgtgCAAAGCGTCAAAATAGTTGTAACTTTTTTCTTTGGGCATCAGAAGACAATACACAGcaaatgcaaaataatacaaatagtAGTTCGAACCAGATGTTCATTGCCAGTACAAGCACTAGATCAAGTGTTCatgttaataattatcgaGATGTTCCTACGTCGTCACACAATGATATTAAATGTCATTGTAATCAAAACGCAATACA GCGGATTGTACAGAAAGATGGTCCAAATAAAGGACGTCCTTTTTACTCATGCCCTAAGAGTATAAACGAATCTTGCAAATTCTTTCAATGGGCGGATGAAAACGGtggaaatacatataatgcGTCTGGAGGACAAAATAAAGGAACAtttagagaagagaaaaatttatcaaaaagaCGTCACATTGCTACTGGTAAAAGAAAGTGTGGAATCTGCGGTACAGAAG GACATACAAGAAGGACTTGTCCCGAGAATGCAATGGATTAA
- the LOC122575106 gene encoding DNA topoisomerase 3-alpha isoform X3, with amino-acid sequence MLRAAIESWFCCREGLSPYNKIYEFNSHLWNQNCEMIMTSVSGHLLNYEFVGAYRKWQGCHPLSLFDAPVIKQCSEENSIKIKKTLEREVQRCGALIIWTDCDREGENIGFEIIQVCRAIKSNIRIYRAKFSEITQASVNRALQNLCEPDKAISDAVDVRSELDLRIGAAFTRFQTLRLKQVFPRTLADMLISYGSCQFPTLGFVVERFLAIKRFKSEPYWKIKVMDIHDNISVEFRWSRGTLFEKLPCEVFLDICLEQPMATVKKVLSKPKNKWRPLPLDTIELEKQGSRKLHLSAKDTMRIAEKLYTQGLISYPRTETNIFPKELNLAPLVNQQVNNSAWGNFAQQLLEKGLTPRQGKKSDQAHPPIHPIKYADGLNGNEAKVYEFVVRHFLACLSCDAVGQETTVEIDIAGEKFAANGLQIIEKNYLNVYIYEKWNDKEIHVYQEGQVFQPTSIDMVEEKTCPPQLLTEADLISLMDKYGIGTDATHAEHIDTIKSRHYVGLIDEKHLIPGKLGIGLVMGYDNMGFEMSKPNLRAELEKDLKLICDRQKNPKDVLEIQLKKYRDLFKLTVERANLIDIALAEYLDERPSNTQVEISHPPQGIIFKCPKCNSDMILKDRKQGTGKYIGCMSFPTCNNVIWFPQTIEHVEVLDEVCSECIGNIRKLKFKLLRNAFPIYGTDYTTCIGGCDPMFNEILNIKNECIKSQDSGYHSTFNRTIVSNSSSIRNTVTHPSSNAENRSLSENNASIGSMRNENDDRYTSRSRNVKRQNVSKNNTWIDANNVNSSNNDQRLIRNEQKTWGNIDDDAIIMCNCHENAIRLTVKKEGPNHGRIFYKCAKRQNSCNFFLWASEDNTQQMQNNTNSSSNQMFIASTSTRSSVHVNNYRDVPTSSHNDIKCHCNQNAIQRIVQKDGPNKGRPFYSCPKSINESCKFFQWADENGGNTYNASGGQNKGTFREEKNLSKRRHIATGKRKCGICGTEGHTRRTCPENAMD; translated from the exons ATGTTAAGGGCGGCAATTGAAAGTTGGTTTTGTTGT agAGAAGGATTATCgccatataataaaatttatgaatttaactCACATCTATGGAATCAAAATTGCGAAATGATCATGACTTCTGTATCTggtcatttattaaattatgagtTTGTTGGGGCATATCGTAAATGGCAAGGTTGTCATCCATTAAGTCTATTCGATGCACCTGTAATAAAGCAATGTTCGGAAGAGAATTCtattaagattaaaaaaacCTTGGAAAGGGAAGTACAGAGATGTGGTGCGTTAATTATTTGGACTGATTGTGATCGTGAAGGAGAGAATATAggttttgaaattattcaagtCTGTCGTGCAATTAAGTctaatattcgtatatatag AGCAAAATTTTCTGAGATTACACAAGCATCTGTAAATAGAGCTCTTCAAAATTTATGTGAACCGGATAAAGCAATTAGTGATGCTGTTGATGTACGAAGTGAATTGGATCTAAGAAtag GTGCTGCATTTACAAGATTTCAAACACTGAGACTGAAACAAGTATTTCCCAGGACTCTGGCTGATATGCTGATTAGTTATGGTAGCTGTCAGTTTCCTACATTAGGATTTGTAGTTGAAAGATTTTTAGCCATAAAAAGATTTAAGTCAGAACCATACTGGAAGATAAAAGTAATGGATATCCATGATAATATTTCTGTGGAATTTAGATGGTCAAGAGGAAcactatttgaaaaattgcctTGTGAAGTATTTTTGGATATATGCTTGGAACAGCCTATGGCTACtgttaaaaaagtattaagtAAACCTAAGAATAAGTGGAGACCACTACCACTGGACACAATA GAGCTCGAAAAGCAAGGCTCTCGTAAACTTCATTTAAGCGCGAAGGACACTATGAGAATTGcggaaaaattatatactcaAGGTTTGATTAGTTACCCACGTacagaaacaaatatatttccaaaagAATTGAATTTAGCCCCATTGGTGAATCAACAAGTAAACAATTCGGCATGGGGCAATTTTGCACAGCAATTATTAGAAAAGGGATTGACTCCTAGACAAGGCAAGAAAAGCGATCAAGCACATCCTCCAATACATCCAATAAAATATGCTGATGGTTTAAATG GCAATGAGGCTAAAGTTTATGAATTTGTGGTTCGACACTTTTTGGCTTGTTTATCATGTGATGCGGTAGGCCAAGAAACAACGGTAGAGATCGATATAGCTGGTGAAAAATTTGCTGCTAATGGTctacaaattattgaaaagaattatttaaatgtgtacatatatgaaaaatggaaCGACAAAGAAATTCATGTATATCAAGAAGGACAAGTTTTCCAACCAACCAGCATAGATATGGTAGAGGAAAAAACATGTCCCCCACAATTGTTGACTGAAGCTGATTTGATCAGTTTGATGGATAAGTACGGTATCGGTACCGATGCTACTCATGCAGAGCATATAGATACAATAAAGTCGCGTCATTACGTGGGTTTGATAGATGAAAAGCATCTAATACCTGGAAAACTTGGGATTGGATTGGTAATGGGTTATGATAATATGGGATTTGAAATGTCAAAACCGAATTTAAGAGCTGAACTTGAAAAGGATCTTAAATT GATATGTGATCGACAAAAAAATCCGAAAGATGTTTTGGAAATTCAACTAAAGAAATATCGTGATCTATTTAAACTAACGGTAGAACGTGCTAATCTAATCGATATTGCTTTAGCCGAATACCTCGATGAACGACCGAGTAATACACAGGTAGAAATTAGTCATCCACCTCAAGGAATTATCTTTAAGTGTCCGAAATGCAACTCGGATATGATCCTTAAAGACAGAAAGCAAGGCACAGGAAAGTATATTGGTTGCATGTCGTTTCCAAcatgtaataatgtaatttggTTCCCTCAAACTATTGAACATGTCGAAGTTTTGGATGAAGTTTGTTCAGAA tgtataggaaatattcgtaaattaaaatttaaactatTGAGAAACGCTTTCCCCATTTATGGTACTGATTATACAACTTGCATAGGTGGTTGTGATCCTAtgtttaacgaaatattaaatataaagaacgaATGTATTAAAAGTCAAGATTCTGGTTACCACAGTACATTTAACAGGACTATTGTCTCAAATTCATCTTCAATAAGGAACACTGTAACTCATCCATCTTCAAATGCTGAAAACAGGAGTTTATCTGAAAACAACGCATCTATAGGGTCCATGCGAAATGAGAACGATGATCGTTATACAAGCAGATcaagaaatgttaaaagaCAAAATGTTTCAAAGAATAATACATGGATCGATGCTAATAATGTCAATTCTTCAAATAATGATCAAAGGTTGATTAGAAATGAACAAAAAACATGGGGTAACATCGATGACGATGCTATTATTATGTGTAATTGCCATGAAAATGCGATTCGATTAACAGTAAAGAAAGAAGGACCAAATCATG GAaggatattttacaaatgtgCAAAGCGTCAAAATAGTTGTAACTTTTTTCTTTGGGCATCAGAAGACAATACACAGcaaatgcaaaataatacaaatagtAGTTCGAACCAGATGTTCATTGCCAGTACAAGCACTAGATCAAGTGTTCatgttaataattatcgaGATGTTCCTACGTCGTCACACAATGATATTAAATGTCATTGTAATCAAAACGCAATACA GCGGATTGTACAGAAAGATGGTCCAAATAAAGGACGTCCTTTTTACTCATGCCCTAAGAGTATAAACGAATCTTGCAAATTCTTTCAATGGGCGGATGAAAACGGtggaaatacatataatgcGTCTGGAGGACAAAATAAAGGAACAtttagagaagagaaaaatttatcaaaaagaCGTCACATTGCTACTGGTAAAAGAAAGTGTGGAATCTGCGGTACAGAAG GACATACAAGAAGGACTTGTCCCGAGAATGCAATGGATTAA
- the LOC122575106 gene encoding DNA topoisomerase 3-alpha isoform X2 — protein sequence MKVLNVAEKNDAAKSIAGYLSRGSSKRREGLSPYNKIYEFNSHLWNQNCEMIMTSVSGHLLNYEFVGAYRKWQGCHPLSLFDAPVIKQCSEENSIKIKKTLEREVQRCGALIIWTDCDREGENIGFEIIQVCRAIKSNIRIYRAKFSEITQASVNRALQNLCEPDKAISDAVDVRSELDLRIGAAFTRFQTLRLKQVFPRTLADMLISYGSCQFPTLGFVVERFLAIKRFKSEPYWKIKVMDIHDNISVEFRWSRGTLFEKLPCEVFLDICLEQPMATVKKVLSKPKNKWRPLPLDTIELEKQGSRKLHLSAKDTMRIAEKLYTQGLISYPRTETNIFPKELNLAPLVNQQVNNSAWGNFAQQLLEKGLTPRQGKKSDQAHPPIHPIKYADGLNGNEAKVYEFVVRHFLACLSCDAVGQETTVEIDIAGEKFAANGLQIIEKNYLNVYIYEKWNDKEIHVYQEGQVFQPTSIDMVEEKTCPPQLLTEADLISLMDKYGIGTDATHAEHIDTIKSRHYVGLIDEKHLIPGKLGIGLVMGYDNMGFEMSKPNLRAELEKDLKLICDRQKNPKDVLEIQLKKYRDLFKLTVERANLIDIALAEYLDERPSNTQVEISHPPQGIIFKCPKCNSDMILKDRKQGTGKYIGCMSFPTCNNVIWFPQTIEHVEVLDEVCSECIGNIRKLKFKLLRNAFPIYGTDYTTCIGGCDPMFNEILNIKNECIKSQDSGYHSTFNRTIVSNSSSIRNTVTHPSSNAENRSLSENNASIGSMRNENDDRYTSRSRNVKRQNVSKNNTWIDANNVNSSNNDQRLIRNEQKTWGNIDDDAIIMCNCHENAIRLTVKKEGPNHGRIFYKCAKRQNSCNFFLWASEDNTQQMQNNTNSSSNQMFIASTSTRSSVHVNNYRDVPTSSHNDIKCHCNQNAIQRIVQKDGPNKGRPFYSCPKSINESCKFFQWADENGGNTYNASGGQNKGTFREEKNLSKRRHIATGKRKCGICGTEGHTRRTCPENAMD from the exons ATGAAAGTTCTCAACGTTGCGGAAAAGAACGATGCCGCAAAAAGTATCGCGGGCTATTTGTCTCGTGGCTCTTCTAAACGG agAGAAGGATTATCgccatataataaaatttatgaatttaactCACATCTATGGAATCAAAATTGCGAAATGATCATGACTTCTGTATCTggtcatttattaaattatgagtTTGTTGGGGCATATCGTAAATGGCAAGGTTGTCATCCATTAAGTCTATTCGATGCACCTGTAATAAAGCAATGTTCGGAAGAGAATTCtattaagattaaaaaaacCTTGGAAAGGGAAGTACAGAGATGTGGTGCGTTAATTATTTGGACTGATTGTGATCGTGAAGGAGAGAATATAggttttgaaattattcaagtCTGTCGTGCAATTAAGTctaatattcgtatatatag AGCAAAATTTTCTGAGATTACACAAGCATCTGTAAATAGAGCTCTTCAAAATTTATGTGAACCGGATAAAGCAATTAGTGATGCTGTTGATGTACGAAGTGAATTGGATCTAAGAAtag GTGCTGCATTTACAAGATTTCAAACACTGAGACTGAAACAAGTATTTCCCAGGACTCTGGCTGATATGCTGATTAGTTATGGTAGCTGTCAGTTTCCTACATTAGGATTTGTAGTTGAAAGATTTTTAGCCATAAAAAGATTTAAGTCAGAACCATACTGGAAGATAAAAGTAATGGATATCCATGATAATATTTCTGTGGAATTTAGATGGTCAAGAGGAAcactatttgaaaaattgcctTGTGAAGTATTTTTGGATATATGCTTGGAACAGCCTATGGCTACtgttaaaaaagtattaagtAAACCTAAGAATAAGTGGAGACCACTACCACTGGACACAATA GAGCTCGAAAAGCAAGGCTCTCGTAAACTTCATTTAAGCGCGAAGGACACTATGAGAATTGcggaaaaattatatactcaAGGTTTGATTAGTTACCCACGTacagaaacaaatatatttccaaaagAATTGAATTTAGCCCCATTGGTGAATCAACAAGTAAACAATTCGGCATGGGGCAATTTTGCACAGCAATTATTAGAAAAGGGATTGACTCCTAGACAAGGCAAGAAAAGCGATCAAGCACATCCTCCAATACATCCAATAAAATATGCTGATGGTTTAAATG GCAATGAGGCTAAAGTTTATGAATTTGTGGTTCGACACTTTTTGGCTTGTTTATCATGTGATGCGGTAGGCCAAGAAACAACGGTAGAGATCGATATAGCTGGTGAAAAATTTGCTGCTAATGGTctacaaattattgaaaagaattatttaaatgtgtacatatatgaaaaatggaaCGACAAAGAAATTCATGTATATCAAGAAGGACAAGTTTTCCAACCAACCAGCATAGATATGGTAGAGGAAAAAACATGTCCCCCACAATTGTTGACTGAAGCTGATTTGATCAGTTTGATGGATAAGTACGGTATCGGTACCGATGCTACTCATGCAGAGCATATAGATACAATAAAGTCGCGTCATTACGTGGGTTTGATAGATGAAAAGCATCTAATACCTGGAAAACTTGGGATTGGATTGGTAATGGGTTATGATAATATGGGATTTGAAATGTCAAAACCGAATTTAAGAGCTGAACTTGAAAAGGATCTTAAATT GATATGTGATCGACAAAAAAATCCGAAAGATGTTTTGGAAATTCAACTAAAGAAATATCGTGATCTATTTAAACTAACGGTAGAACGTGCTAATCTAATCGATATTGCTTTAGCCGAATACCTCGATGAACGACCGAGTAATACACAGGTAGAAATTAGTCATCCACCTCAAGGAATTATCTTTAAGTGTCCGAAATGCAACTCGGATATGATCCTTAAAGACAGAAAGCAAGGCACAGGAAAGTATATTGGTTGCATGTCGTTTCCAAcatgtaataatgtaatttggTTCCCTCAAACTATTGAACATGTCGAAGTTTTGGATGAAGTTTGTTCAGAA tgtataggaaatattcgtaaattaaaatttaaactatTGAGAAACGCTTTCCCCATTTATGGTACTGATTATACAACTTGCATAGGTGGTTGTGATCCTAtgtttaacgaaatattaaatataaagaacgaATGTATTAAAAGTCAAGATTCTGGTTACCACAGTACATTTAACAGGACTATTGTCTCAAATTCATCTTCAATAAGGAACACTGTAACTCATCCATCTTCAAATGCTGAAAACAGGAGTTTATCTGAAAACAACGCATCTATAGGGTCCATGCGAAATGAGAACGATGATCGTTATACAAGCAGATcaagaaatgttaaaagaCAAAATGTTTCAAAGAATAATACATGGATCGATGCTAATAATGTCAATTCTTCAAATAATGATCAAAGGTTGATTAGAAATGAACAAAAAACATGGGGTAACATCGATGACGATGCTATTATTATGTGTAATTGCCATGAAAATGCGATTCGATTAACAGTAAAGAAAGAAGGACCAAATCATG GAaggatattttacaaatgtgCAAAGCGTCAAAATAGTTGTAACTTTTTTCTTTGGGCATCAGAAGACAATACACAGcaaatgcaaaataatacaaatagtAGTTCGAACCAGATGTTCATTGCCAGTACAAGCACTAGATCAAGTGTTCatgttaataattatcgaGATGTTCCTACGTCGTCACACAATGATATTAAATGTCATTGTAATCAAAACGCAATACA GCGGATTGTACAGAAAGATGGTCCAAATAAAGGACGTCCTTTTTACTCATGCCCTAAGAGTATAAACGAATCTTGCAAATTCTTTCAATGGGCGGATGAAAACGGtggaaatacatataatgcGTCTGGAGGACAAAATAAAGGAACAtttagagaagagaaaaatttatcaaaaagaCGTCACATTGCTACTGGTAAAAGAAAGTGTGGAATCTGCGGTACAGAAG GACATACAAGAAGGACTTGTCCCGAGAATGCAATGGATTAA